The following coding sequences lie in one Sinorhizobium fredii USDA 257 genomic window:
- the rnhA gene encoding ribonuclease HI — translation MKHVEIFTDGACSGNPGPGGWGAVLRYGEVEKDLFGGEAETTNNRMELMAAISALNALKQPCEVDLHTDSKYVMDGISKWIHGWKRNGWKTGDRKPVKNGELWQALDAARDRHQVTWHWVKGHAGHVENERADELARKGMEPFKKSGRAKVTL, via the coding sequence ATGAAGCACGTCGAGATCTTTACCGACGGCGCCTGCTCGGGAAACCCCGGGCCCGGCGGCTGGGGGGCGGTGCTGCGCTACGGCGAAGTGGAGAAGGATCTGTTCGGCGGCGAGGCGGAGACCACCAACAACCGCATGGAGCTGATGGCCGCAATCTCGGCCTTGAACGCGCTGAAGCAGCCCTGCGAGGTCGATCTGCACACCGACAGCAAATATGTCATGGACGGCATTTCGAAATGGATTCACGGCTGGAAGCGCAACGGCTGGAAGACCGGTGACAGGAAGCCGGTGAAGAACGGCGAGCTGTGGCAGGCGCTCGATGCGGCGAGGGACCGCCACCAGGTGACCTGGCACTGGGTCAAGGGGCATGCCGGCCATGTGGAGAACGAACGTGCCGACGAACTCGCGCGCAAGGGTATGGAGCCGTTCAAAAAATCGGGCCGCGCGAAGGTCACCCTGTAG
- a CDS encoding peroxiredoxin: protein MTIAVGDKLPNASFKEKTADGPVEVTTDQLFKGKRVVLFAVPGAFTPTCSLNHLPGYLENRDAILARGVDDIAVVAVNDLHVMGAWATASGGMGKIHFLSDWNAAFTKALGLDIDLSAGTLGIRSKRYSMLVEDGVVKALNVEDAPGQATVSGAAAMLEQL from the coding sequence GTGACGATCGCTGTCGGAGACAAGCTACCCAATGCATCCTTCAAGGAAAAGACCGCCGACGGACCGGTCGAGGTAACCACCGACCAGCTCTTCAAGGGCAAACGCGTCGTTCTCTTCGCCGTGCCGGGGGCGTTCACCCCGACCTGCTCGCTCAACCATCTTCCCGGCTATCTCGAAAACCGCGACGCGATCCTCGCGCGCGGCGTCGACGACATCGCCGTGGTCGCCGTCAACGACCTGCATGTGATGGGCGCCTGGGCAACGGCATCAGGCGGCATGGGCAAGATCCATTTCCTGTCCGACTGGAATGCCGCCTTTACCAAGGCACTCGGCCTCGATATCGATCTCTCCGCCGGCACGCTCGGCATCCGCTCTAAGCGCTATTCGATGCTCGTCGAGGATGGTGTGGTCAAGGCGTTGAATGTCGAAGACGCCCCGGGTCAGGCGACCGTTTCCGGCGCGGCAGCGATGCTGGAACAGCTTTGA
- a CDS encoding protein-disulfide reductase DsbD domain-containing protein, which translates to MIGRRTRKKMAQCLAKASLLVAIFLPSQSQAVTSDWLTSPGGTIRLVASQPKPDGSIPAILEIKLEPGWKTYWRDPGASGIPPQITLDPTGGVALEGIRFPAPKTFGEGAGRYVGYDSSVAFPLVLKRASDDKDLAVRASVFLGVCEDICIPVQGTLDLALKSGDFDNPLDAARIEKAVAALPEPPSDDFRITKAAFDEDAGIIHLDLRLPREAGKPEIFLAGPAGFSFGTPVIGHLAGAERRVDIPVKPAGKDRAIAGKPIALTVRAGDRSMETTLAFD; encoded by the coding sequence ATGATCGGACGCCGAACCAGGAAGAAGATGGCTCAGTGCCTCGCGAAGGCAAGCCTTCTCGTTGCTATTTTTTTGCCGAGCCAGTCCCAGGCCGTAACCAGCGACTGGCTGACATCCCCCGGCGGGACGATCCGCCTCGTCGCCTCCCAGCCGAAACCGGATGGCTCGATTCCCGCTATTCTCGAGATCAAACTGGAGCCCGGCTGGAAAACCTATTGGCGCGACCCGGGCGCGAGCGGAATACCGCCGCAGATCACGCTCGATCCGACCGGCGGCGTCGCTTTGGAGGGGATCCGTTTTCCCGCACCGAAGACCTTTGGCGAGGGAGCGGGGCGCTATGTCGGTTACGACAGCTCGGTTGCCTTCCCGCTCGTGCTAAAGCGGGCAAGCGATGACAAGGATCTGGCGGTCCGGGCGTCCGTGTTCCTCGGCGTTTGCGAAGACATCTGCATCCCGGTTCAGGGGACACTCGATCTGGCGCTGAAGAGCGGCGATTTCGACAATCCACTCGACGCTGCGCGCATCGAGAAGGCCGTCGCAGCACTTCCGGAGCCACCGTCAGATGATTTCAGGATTACGAAGGCCGCCTTCGATGAAGATGCCGGCATCATTCACCTCGACCTTCGGCTTCCGCGCGAGGCGGGCAAACCGGAGATCTTCCTCGCCGGGCCAGCGGGGTTCTCCTTCGGAACACCGGTCATCGGCCATCTAGCCGGCGCAGAGCGCCGCGTGGACATTCCGGTGAAGCCTGCCGGCAAGGACCGGGCGATTGCCGGCAAACCGATCGCGCTTACTGTTCGCGCCGGCGATCGCAGCATGGAAACCACCCTTGCCTTTGACTGA
- a CDS encoding YqgE/AlgH family protein, which translates to MATTVQQKIRERGFLDGQFLIAMPSMFDANFARTVIFVCAHSEDGAMGFVLNRAQRLTFPDVLLHLQLLDPDEAIRLPSTAREFQIQAGGPVETGRGFVLHSDDYLSDSSIPVSDDICLTATLDIVKAISRGEGPLKATMLLGYAGWGPGQLENEISSNGWLTCPAREELIFSRDLDEKYDRALAMMGISPAMLSPDAGHA; encoded by the coding sequence ATGGCGACAACGGTGCAGCAGAAGATACGCGAACGTGGTTTCCTTGACGGTCAGTTCCTGATCGCCATGCCCAGCATGTTCGATGCCAATTTTGCCCGCACGGTGATCTTCGTCTGTGCCCATTCCGAAGACGGCGCCATGGGCTTCGTGTTGAACCGAGCCCAGCGGCTGACCTTTCCCGACGTGCTCCTGCATCTGCAACTTCTCGACCCCGACGAAGCGATCCGACTGCCTTCGACGGCACGCGAGTTCCAGATCCAGGCAGGCGGCCCGGTCGAGACCGGCCGTGGCTTCGTCCTGCATTCGGATGATTACCTGAGCGATTCGAGCATCCCGGTCAGCGACGATATCTGCCTGACGGCGACGCTCGACATCGTCAAGGCCATTTCGCGGGGCGAGGGGCCTCTCAAGGCCACGATGCTGCTCGGCTATGCCGGATGGGGACCGGGCCAGCTCGAAAACGAAATCTCCAGCAATGGCTGGCTCACGTGCCCGGCGCGCGAAGAGCTGATCTTCAGCCGTGACCTCGATGAGAAATACGATCGGGCGCTTGCGATGATGGGCATCTCTCCAGCTATGCTTTCCCCCGACGCCGGCCACGCCTGA
- a CDS encoding EAL domain-containing protein: MPLTRKPFAAPVARLAAFLVAFAVFIFGVAGGVAHALEPVKISREDTALDLTATTEIYSGRGEAFQVSTAPGTDGIVRRIEVRSSTEHHQGDWAVFALANVSEEQLERVIVAPHFRLVNSKLFWPDLGSQRILSITPSEGFALDRQPSDEADVFRITLNPGAVITFVAELATPELPQIYLWQPDAYKDTVNAFTLYRGIVLGIAGLLAVFLTILFVVKGTSMLPATAALAWAVLAYICVDFGFLSKLISVTAGDERIWRAGTEVFLAAGLVIFLFTYLNLNRWHQHLGYATLAWILGLALLFGVAVYDPAIASGIARLSFALTATVGIVLIAYLGLNRYDRAILLVPAWLLILVWLFGAWLAVTGQLANDIVQPALGGGLVLIVLLIGFTVMQHAFAGGAYQQGLFSDLERQALALTGSGDTVWDWDVARDRVVTIPDISHQLGLSLGTMNGPVRNWVPRLHPDDRDRFRATLDVLLEHRRGRLNHEFRARAEDGHYHWLSIRARPVLGANGEIIRCVGTIVDITEQRNSVERLLQNALLDNLTGLPNRQVFLDRLQAILLMSDGTTATRPTVLAIDVDRYKQVNDLFGIAAGDNILIALTRRLRRLLRPQDTLARLGGDQFGLILMSERDPAKIADFADAVSKAIMVPLNYGNREINLTASIGLVSWLDQEQSAASLLDDAELAMFRAKKEGGNRVEPFRPAFRTSGSDRLQLEADLKRAIERKELSLVYQPIVRLSDAEVAGFEALMRWDHPKRGNISPTEFIPIAENSDIINQLGMFAFDQATSDLSEWQIQTGDLPIFVSINLSSAQLLNNGLYDDVRAILNKNRCDPAKVKMELTESLVMENPEQARLVLEKLREAGLRLALDDFGTGHSSLSYLTRFPFDTIKIDKALVRDPSDKRGVVLRSVIAMARELDMRIVAEGIESEEDAIQLAQMGCDYGQSFLFGPPVGSESILRLLKERFPLMKRA, from the coding sequence ATGCCCCTGACCCGCAAGCCGTTCGCAGCGCCCGTCGCAAGGCTGGCGGCGTTTCTGGTCGCATTCGCCGTTTTCATTTTCGGCGTCGCGGGCGGCGTTGCCCATGCTCTCGAGCCGGTGAAGATTTCGCGCGAGGACACGGCGCTCGACCTGACCGCCACGACGGAAATCTACTCCGGCCGAGGCGAAGCTTTCCAGGTGTCCACCGCCCCCGGAACGGACGGCATCGTGCGGCGCATCGAGGTCAGGTCGAGCACGGAGCACCACCAGGGCGATTGGGCCGTCTTCGCGCTCGCCAATGTTTCCGAAGAGCAGCTCGAGCGGGTGATCGTCGCGCCGCATTTCCGGCTGGTCAATTCGAAGCTGTTCTGGCCGGACCTTGGCTCGCAACGCATTCTGTCAATCACCCCGAGCGAGGGTTTCGCCCTCGACCGCCAGCCGAGCGACGAGGCGGACGTGTTCCGCATCACGCTCAACCCCGGCGCGGTCATCACCTTCGTCGCCGAGCTTGCAACGCCGGAACTGCCGCAGATCTATCTCTGGCAGCCGGACGCCTACAAGGACACGGTCAACGCCTTTACGTTGTATCGCGGCATCGTGCTCGGGATCGCCGGTCTGCTTGCGGTGTTCTTGACCATTCTCTTCGTCGTCAAAGGCACGTCGATGCTGCCGGCGACGGCGGCGCTCGCCTGGGCCGTTCTTGCCTATATCTGCGTCGATTTCGGCTTTCTGTCGAAGCTGATCAGCGTGACGGCCGGTGACGAACGCATATGGCGAGCCGGAACGGAAGTCTTCCTGGCGGCAGGCCTGGTGATATTCCTTTTCACCTATCTGAACCTCAACCGCTGGCATCAGCATCTCGGCTATGCGACGCTCGCCTGGATTCTCGGCCTAGCATTGCTGTTCGGCGTCGCCGTCTACGATCCTGCCATCGCATCGGGCATCGCCCGCCTCTCCTTTGCGCTGACGGCGACCGTTGGCATCGTGCTGATCGCCTATCTCGGCCTCAATCGCTACGACCGCGCCATCCTTCTCGTTCCGGCCTGGCTCCTGATCCTTGTCTGGCTTTTCGGCGCGTGGCTGGCGGTTACCGGGCAGCTCGCCAATGATATCGTCCAGCCGGCGCTCGGCGGCGGCCTCGTTCTGATCGTCCTGCTGATCGGCTTCACGGTCATGCAGCACGCCTTTGCCGGCGGCGCCTATCAGCAGGGCCTCTTTTCGGACCTAGAGCGGCAGGCGCTGGCGCTGACCGGTTCGGGAGACACAGTCTGGGACTGGGACGTGGCGCGCGACCGCGTCGTGACGATCCCGGATATTTCGCACCAACTCGGCCTCTCGCTCGGCACGATGAACGGACCGGTCCGCAACTGGGTGCCGCGGCTGCATCCGGATGACCGAGACCGTTTCCGGGCGACCTTGGACGTGCTTCTCGAGCACAGGCGCGGCCGGTTGAACCATGAATTTCGCGCGCGCGCCGAGGACGGCCACTATCACTGGCTGTCGATCCGGGCGCGGCCGGTTCTCGGCGCCAATGGCGAGATCATCCGCTGCGTCGGCACCATCGTCGACATTACCGAACAGCGCAATTCGGTCGAGCGGTTGTTGCAGAACGCCCTCCTCGACAACCTCACCGGCCTGCCGAACCGGCAGGTCTTCCTCGACCGTCTGCAGGCGATCCTGCTGATGTCCGACGGCACCACTGCGACGCGACCGACCGTTCTCGCCATCGACGTCGACCGCTACAAGCAGGTCAACGACCTGTTCGGAATCGCGGCCGGCGACAATATTCTGATCGCGCTGACGCGGCGGCTGCGCCGGCTGCTGCGCCCGCAGGACACACTGGCCCGCCTCGGCGGCGACCAGTTCGGGCTGATCCTGATGTCCGAGCGCGACCCGGCGAAGATCGCCGATTTCGCCGATGCGGTCAGCAAGGCGATCATGGTGCCGCTCAACTACGGCAACCGCGAGATTAACCTTACCGCGTCGATCGGGCTGGTATCCTGGCTCGACCAGGAGCAGAGCGCTGCAAGCCTGCTCGACGATGCGGAGCTTGCGATGTTCCGCGCCAAGAAGGAGGGCGGCAACCGCGTCGAGCCCTTTCGGCCAGCCTTCCGGACATCCGGATCGGATCGCCTGCAGCTTGAAGCGGACCTGAAGCGAGCGATCGAACGCAAGGAACTGTCGCTCGTCTACCAGCCGATCGTGCGTCTGAGCGACGCCGAGGTCGCCGGTTTCGAAGCGCTGATGCGTTGGGACCATCCGAAGCGTGGCAATATCTCGCCGACCGAGTTCATCCCGATCGCGGAAAACTCCGACATCATCAACCAGCTCGGCATGTTCGCCTTCGACCAGGCAACGAGCGATCTTTCCGAATGGCAGATCCAGACCGGCGATCTGCCTATCTTCGTCTCGATCAATCTTTCGAGCGCGCAGCTCCTCAACAACGGGCTCTATGATGACGTGCGCGCCATCCTCAACAAGAACCGGTGCGATCCGGCCAAGGTGAAGATGGAGCTGACCGAATCGCTGGTGATGGAAAATCCGGAACAGGCCCGGCTCGTGCTCGAAAAACTCAGGGAAGCGGGACTGCGGCTCGCCCTCGACGATTTCGGCACCGGTCATTCCTCGCTGTCATATCTGACCCGTTTCCCCTTCGACACGATCAAGATCGACAAGGCGCTGGTCCGCGATCCAAGCGACAAGCGCGGCGTCGTGCTGCGCTCGGTGATCGCCATGGCGCGCGAATTGGACATGCGGATCGTCGCCGAAGGTATCGAGTCGGAGGAGGATGCGATCCAGCTCGCACAGATGGGCTGTGATTATGGCCAGAGCTTCCTGTTCGGCCCGCCCGTCGGGTCGGAATCGATCCTGCGGCTCCTAAAGGAGCGATTTCCGCTCATGAAGAGGGCGTAA
- a CDS encoding GNAT family N-acetyltransferase has protein sequence MARSVFRFLSRQPESVEIASKDYLLRLPRYADYGQWYQLRSASRSFLEPWEPTWRTDEMTEGAFRSRVIRNEQEYASGQAVPLFLFRKPDEILLGGLSIGHIRRGAAQNCMIGYWMGQKFAGQGHMYEALKLTIPYIFSTLELHRIEAACIPENTRSIRLLEKAGFEREGYLRQYLKINGQWRDHLMFSLLSADAVPSRNMPL, from the coding sequence ATGGCACGATCGGTTTTTCGGTTCCTGTCGCGGCAGCCCGAATCGGTCGAGATCGCCAGCAAGGATTACCTTCTTCGCCTCCCTCGCTACGCTGACTATGGGCAATGGTATCAATTGCGAAGCGCGAGCCGCAGCTTCCTGGAACCGTGGGAACCGACCTGGCGGACTGACGAGATGACCGAGGGGGCGTTTCGCAGCCGCGTCATTCGCAACGAACAGGAATATGCTTCCGGCCAGGCGGTGCCGCTGTTCCTGTTCCGCAAACCCGACGAGATCCTCCTCGGCGGCCTGTCGATTGGCCATATCCGCCGGGGCGCGGCGCAGAACTGCATGATCGGCTACTGGATGGGGCAGAAATTTGCCGGCCAGGGCCACATGTACGAGGCACTGAAGCTGACGATCCCCTACATCTTTTCGACCCTCGAGTTGCACCGTATCGAAGCAGCCTGTATTCCAGAAAACACACGGAGCATTCGGCTCCTTGAAAAGGCCGGCTTTGAGCGCGAAGGCTACTTGAGACAGTACTTAAAGATAAACGGCCAGTGGCGCGATCACCTGATGTTTTCGCTTCTGTCCGCGGATGCCGTACCGAGCAGGAACATGCCCCTTTGA
- a CDS encoding M16 family metallopeptidase, protein MMKVECTRLSSGLTVVTERMPHLESVALGVWIKSGSRNETVDEHGIAHLLEHMAFKGTRRRSARQIAEEIENVGGEVNAATSTETTSYYARVLKDHVPLAIDILADILTDSTFEEEELRREKHVILQEIGAADDTPDDVVFDRFAETAYRDQTVGRPILGTPETVMSFTPDQIRHYLGRNYTTDRMFIVAAGAVDHDTIVRQVQERFSTLPVTPLSPPVLDTARYTGGDGRETRDLMDAQVLLGFEGRAYHARDFYCSQILANILGGGMSSRLFQEVREHRGLCYSVYAFHWGFSDTGIFGIHAATGGENLPELMPVIIDELRKSSTSIEQQEIERARAQIRAQLLMGQESPAARAGQIARQMMLYGRPIPNEELMERLSGITIERLTDLAGRLFFDTAPTLSAIGPLEHLAPMSDILSSLNAGPAAVHALAG, encoded by the coding sequence ATGATGAAAGTTGAGTGCACCCGGCTCTCTTCCGGGCTGACGGTGGTAACCGAGCGAATGCCGCATCTGGAAAGCGTGGCGCTCGGGGTCTGGATCAAGTCCGGTTCGCGCAACGAAACCGTGGATGAACACGGAATTGCGCATTTGCTGGAGCACATGGCTTTCAAGGGGACGAGACGGCGCAGCGCCCGCCAGATCGCCGAAGAGATCGAAAATGTCGGCGGCGAGGTCAACGCCGCCACCTCCACCGAGACGACATCCTACTACGCCCGGGTGCTCAAGGACCACGTGCCGCTGGCGATCGATATTCTTGCCGACATCCTCACGGACTCGACCTTCGAGGAGGAAGAGCTCAGGCGCGAGAAGCACGTCATCCTGCAGGAGATCGGCGCGGCTGACGACACGCCCGATGACGTTGTCTTCGACCGCTTCGCCGAGACCGCCTATCGCGACCAGACGGTGGGGCGCCCGATCCTCGGTACGCCGGAAACGGTGATGTCGTTCACCCCCGACCAGATCCGTCATTATCTCGGCCGCAATTACACGACCGACAGAATGTTCATCGTCGCGGCCGGTGCCGTCGACCATGATACGATCGTGCGCCAGGTCCAGGAGCGCTTTTCCACCCTGCCCGTCACGCCGCTGTCGCCCCCGGTCCTCGATACGGCGCGGTACACCGGCGGCGACGGCCGCGAGACCCGTGACCTGATGGACGCCCAGGTGCTGCTCGGCTTCGAAGGCAGGGCCTATCACGCCCGGGACTTCTACTGCTCGCAGATCCTTGCCAATATCCTCGGCGGCGGCATGTCCTCGCGCCTGTTCCAGGAAGTACGCGAACATCGCGGGCTCTGTTATTCGGTCTACGCTTTCCATTGGGGCTTTTCCGATACCGGCATCTTTGGCATCCATGCCGCAACGGGGGGCGAAAACCTTCCCGAACTGATGCCGGTCATCATCGACGAGTTGCGCAAGTCCTCGACCAGCATCGAGCAGCAGGAGATCGAGCGTGCCCGCGCACAGATCCGGGCGCAACTGCTGATGGGACAGGAAAGCCCGGCGGCGCGCGCCGGCCAGATCGCCCGCCAGATGATGCTCTACGGGCGCCCCATTCCCAACGAGGAACTGATGGAGCGGCTGTCCGGCATCACGATAGAGCGGCTGACCGATCTCGCCGGTCGGCTCTTCTTCGATACGGCCCCTACCCTTTCGGCGATCGGCCCCCTCGAGCACCTCGCCCCGATGAGCGACATCCTGTCGTCTTTGAACGCCGGGCCCGCCGCCGTCCACGCCCTCGCGGGTTAA
- the thrC gene encoding threonine synthase — protein sequence MKKVKYISTRGEAAPLGFCDALLAGLARDGGLYLPKEWPTFSKKEIRALRGKSYQEIAFAVLEPFTNGEILAAKFREMIDEAYATFRHPAIAPLVQTGPNSFVMELFHGSTLAFKDVAMQLLARLMDHVLAERGERATIVGATSGDTGGAAIDAFAGRERTDIFILFPHGKVSPVQQRQMTTAGASNVHAIAIKGNFDDCQNLVKAMFNDTAFRDRVKLSGVNSINWARIMAQIVYYFTTAIALGGPDRRISFTVPTGNFGDIFAGYVAKRMGLPVDKLIIATNENDILARTLKTGRYEMREVKATTSPSMDIQISSNFERLLFEVYGREAEGVRAAMASLKQSGSFAIAEGALKKIRKEFRAGRASEKQVAATIRDTFEKSGYLLDPHTAIGVCVAARHEKPSAPMVTLGTAHPAKFPDAVKSASGIDPTLPTWLADLMTGAERFDILDAELKKVETFIGERTRVRE from the coding sequence ATGAAGAAGGTGAAGTATATTTCGACGCGTGGGGAAGCAGCACCCCTCGGCTTCTGCGACGCTCTTCTGGCAGGACTTGCCCGTGACGGTGGTCTCTACCTGCCGAAGGAATGGCCGACCTTCTCGAAGAAGGAAATCCGGGCGCTGCGCGGCAAATCCTATCAGGAAATCGCTTTCGCCGTTCTCGAACCCTTCACGAATGGCGAAATCTTGGCGGCCAAGTTCCGCGAGATGATCGACGAGGCCTACGCCACCTTCCGCCATCCGGCCATTGCACCGCTCGTCCAGACCGGCCCCAACTCTTTCGTCATGGAACTCTTCCACGGTTCGACGCTCGCCTTCAAGGACGTCGCCATGCAATTGCTGGCCCGCCTCATGGACCATGTGCTTGCCGAGCGCGGCGAACGGGCGACGATCGTCGGGGCGACCTCCGGAGATACGGGAGGAGCCGCGATCGACGCTTTTGCCGGTCGGGAACGGACCGACATCTTCATCCTCTTCCCGCACGGCAAGGTCTCGCCGGTACAGCAGAGGCAGATGACGACCGCGGGCGCATCGAACGTGCATGCGATCGCCATCAAGGGAAATTTCGACGATTGCCAGAATCTCGTCAAAGCGATGTTCAACGACACGGCCTTTCGCGACCGCGTCAAGCTCTCGGGCGTCAACTCGATCAACTGGGCGCGCATCATGGCGCAGATCGTCTATTACTTCACGACGGCAATCGCGCTTGGCGGCCCTGACCGGAGGATTTCCTTCACGGTGCCGACCGGCAATTTCGGCGACATCTTCGCCGGCTATGTCGCCAAACGCATGGGCCTGCCGGTCGACAAGCTGATCATCGCGACCAACGAGAACGACATTCTGGCGCGCACGCTGAAGACCGGCCGCTACGAGATGCGCGAGGTCAAGGCGACGACCTCGCCCTCGATGGACATTCAGATCTCATCCAACTTCGAACGGCTGCTGTTCGAGGTCTATGGGCGCGAGGCTGAAGGGGTGCGCGCCGCAATGGCAAGCCTCAAGCAATCCGGATCCTTTGCAATCGCAGAGGGCGCACTAAAAAAAATTCGCAAGGAATTTCGCGCCGGCCGCGCCTCGGAAAAGCAGGTGGCCGCAACGATCCGCGACACGTTCGAGAAATCGGGCTATCTCCTTGATCCGCATACGGCAATCGGCGTCTGCGTCGCCGCCAGGCACGAGAAGCCATCGGCACCGATGGTAACGCTCGGGACCGCCCACCCCGCGAAATTTCCCGACGCCGTAAAATCGGCAAGTGGTATTGACCCCACGCTTCCGACGTGGCTTGCTGATCTCATGACTGGGGCGGAGCGTTTCGATATCCTGGATGCTGAGCTGAAAAAGGTCGAAACCTTCATCGGCGAGCGTACCCGCGTTCGGGAATAG
- a CDS encoding branched-chain amino acid ABC transporter substrate-binding protein: protein MRLSLLTGMTLAAGVAFAPLAHADITLGVITPLTGPVAAFGEQVKNGAEAAVEAINNAGGIKGEKIVIKIVDDAGEPKQSVSVSNQLAGEGVRYVVGPVLSGTAMPASDVLAENGILMVTPTATTPDLTTRGLWNVLRTCGRDDQQAVVAADYVVKNLKDKRVAVLHDKGAYGKGLADGFKAAINAGGITEVVYEGLNPGEKDFSAIVTRLKAENVDVVYFGGYHAEAGLMVRQMRDQGVKSLLIGGDGLSNTEFWAIGGDAAEGTIYTNASDATRHPAAAPVIEALNAKNIPAEAFTLNAYAAVQVIKAGIEKAGSADDATAVATAIKSGEAIDTAIGKLTYGESGDLTSPSFSLYKWEAGKSVAAE from the coding sequence ATGCGTCTTTCACTATTGACCGGAATGACCTTGGCTGCCGGCGTCGCCTTCGCGCCGCTCGCCCATGCCGACATCACACTTGGCGTGATCACCCCTCTCACCGGCCCGGTCGCGGCCTTCGGCGAGCAAGTAAAGAACGGCGCCGAGGCAGCGGTCGAAGCCATCAACAATGCCGGCGGCATCAAGGGCGAGAAGATCGTCATCAAGATCGTCGACGACGCCGGTGAACCGAAGCAATCCGTCTCCGTCTCGAACCAGCTTGCCGGCGAAGGCGTGCGCTATGTCGTCGGACCGGTGCTTTCCGGCACGGCGATGCCGGCATCCGACGTGCTCGCCGAGAACGGCATCCTGATGGTCACGCCGACGGCAACCACGCCCGACCTCACCACGCGCGGGCTCTGGAACGTGCTGCGTACCTGCGGCCGCGACGACCAGCAGGCCGTCGTCGCCGCCGACTATGTGGTCAAGAACCTCAAGGACAAGCGCGTCGCCGTGCTGCACGACAAGGGTGCTTACGGCAAGGGGCTCGCCGACGGCTTCAAGGCTGCAATCAACGCGGGCGGCATCACGGAAGTCGTTTACGAGGGCCTGAACCCCGGTGAAAAGGATTTCAGCGCCATCGTCACGCGTCTCAAGGCCGAGAATGTCGACGTCGTCTATTTCGGCGGCTATCACGCCGAGGCCGGCCTGATGGTCCGCCAGATGCGCGATCAGGGGGTCAAGTCGCTGCTGATCGGCGGCGACGGCCTCTCCAACACCGAGTTCTGGGCGATCGGCGGAGACGCCGCCGAGGGCACGATCTACACCAATGCCAGCGACGCGACCCGCCACCCGGCCGCGGCCCCGGTGATCGAGGCACTGAACGCCAAGAACATCCCGGCCGAAGCCTTCACGCTCAATGCCTATGCCGCCGTCCAGGTCATCAAGGCGGGCATCGAGAAGGCGGGATCCGCCGACGATGCAACCGCGGTTGCGACGGCGATCAAGTCCGGCGAGGCGATCGACACCGCCATCGGCAAGCTGACCTATGGCGAAAGCGGCGATCTCACGTCGCCGAGCTTCTCGCTCTACAAATGGGAAGCCGGCAAGAGCGTCGCGGCCGAGTAA
- a CDS encoding HAD family hydrolase: protein MTGFDLIIFDCDGVLVDSEIIASEVEAGLLTEAGYPISVEEMSERFAGMTWRDTLLAIEKEASIPLSASLIDRVDTILDQRLARDVKIIDGVKPVLLQLALPHCICSNSTSARLATMLGKVGIQEHFGKHIYSARDLGPDRVKPKPDIFLHGAAQFGVDPARVLVIEDSVHGVHAASAAGMRVVGFTGGSHTYPSHADKLTEAGAETVVSRMAALPGVIAALAEWSEALTA from the coding sequence ATGACTGGATTTGACCTCATCATCTTCGACTGCGACGGCGTTCTCGTCGATTCGGAAATCATCGCCTCGGAAGTCGAGGCAGGACTCCTGACCGAGGCCGGTTACCCGATCAGCGTCGAAGAAATGAGCGAGCGCTTCGCCGGCATGACCTGGCGCGACACGCTGCTGGCAATCGAGAAGGAAGCCAGCATCCCGCTTTCCGCTTCGTTGATCGACCGCGTCGACACCATTCTCGACCAGCGGCTCGCCCGCGACGTCAAGATCATCGACGGCGTCAAGCCCGTGCTGCTGCAGCTGGCGCTGCCGCACTGCATCTGCTCGAACTCGACCTCGGCGCGGCTCGCGACGATGCTCGGCAAGGTCGGCATTCAGGAGCATTTCGGCAAGCACATCTATTCGGCGCGCGATCTCGGCCCCGACCGGGTCAAGCCGAAGCCGGATATCTTTCTGCATGGCGCCGCCCAGTTCGGCGTCGATCCGGCACGCGTTCTCGTCATCGAGGATTCGGTGCATGGTGTCCATGCGGCCAGCGCCGCAGGCATGCGCGTCGTCGGTTTCACGGGCGGCTCGCACACCTATCCGTCGCATGCCGACAAGCTGACGGAGGCCGGCGCCGAGACCGTCGTCTCGCGGATGGCCGCCCTGCCGGGCGTCATCGCGGCACTCGCCGAGTGGTCTGAGGCTCTGACGGCCTGA